The nucleotide sequence GGTCCTCGCGTTCGGTCTTGTGGTCGACGGGGGGATCTACCGCCACGAGTTCGTGGCCAATGCCATCCTCAACGGTTTCGTCGCGGTCTCCACGGCGACCGAGGTGCCGGTGCTCTCCGCGGTGTTGACCCCGCAACGCTTCGACGAGAACGATCCCGGCGACCTTGCGTTCTTCGCCGAGCACCTGGTCGGTAAGGGAATCGAAATCGCTCGGTCAGCACTCGAGGTCGTCCCGGTGGTGCGAGCATTGCGACAGGAGGTCAGGTGATGGGTGTCGATCAGGCATATGAGGGGCGCGAACTGCCCGAACTCGACGGGTCGGGATTGTCGATCGGGGTGGTGTGCGGGCGCTTCAACGACCACGTGACCGCGCGCCTGCTCGACGGCGTGACTCGCGGGTTGCGCGACTGCGGCGTGGCCGATGAGAACGTGACCATCGAGTGGGTTCCAGGTGCGTTTGAGGTTCCGTTCGCGTCGATGGCGCTCATCAACTCGGGCACGTTCGATGCGATCATCGGGCTCGGATGCGTGATCCGCGGAGACACCAGCCACTACGACTT is from Microthrixaceae bacterium and encodes:
- a CDS encoding 6,7-dimethyl-8-ribityllumazine synthase, yielding MAPTEAAPTEMAPNDYRIAMIAAQWHAELVDVATTSCRDHLVASGVAAEAIRLITVPGSLELPLVAQLAATSGDFDAVLAFGLVVDGGIYRHEFVANAILNGFVAVSTATEVPVLSAVLTPQRFDENDPGDLAFFAEHLVGKGIEIARSALEVVPVVRALRQEVR
- the ribH gene encoding 6,7-dimethyl-8-ribityllumazine synthase, translating into MGVDQAYEGRELPELDGSGLSIGVVCGRFNDHVTARLLDGVTRGLRDCGVADENVTIEWVPGAFEVPFASMALINSGTFDAIIGLGCVIRGDTSHYDFVAGECARGLQEVALATGVPVIFGVLTTENLQQALDRSEDAGGHNVGEEGARTAVEMALLAEKYLPDHVHDEN